The DNA region GCAGTCAATACATCACTGCACCAGGCTACTGACCAGGCCCCGTCTCAAGTCTTCTCCTCAAGTCTTCTCGCACCTTCCCtatgtatctttttctttaaaggatttttaattttttttgttttagatttcatttattgattttagagagaagagagggagagagaggaaggactggagggagggggacaggaagcatcaccttgcttcccatatgtgccttgaccaggcaagcctcgggtcttgaaccagcaacctcagcattccaggtcaacactctaccccactgtgccatcacaggtcaggctgcctatGCGTCTTATCCACGCATTCCATATTAATCTCTTGACATGCCCAACTCCTCATGTCACTTTCCGGACAAAGAGCTCTTCCTGGAGCTGCATCTCAGTTTGCACTGAGCATTCAGGGCCCTTCTCCAAAAGCCCACTCCTAGCCGACCCCTCACTACTTCCCTGGCACGGAGTACACCTTCATCCAAGCTCTTCCCCTCCCCGTCCTCTGGCCTCTCTCATTTGGGTCGCCACGTCTTTGCTCACACTATGTCTTCCACCTGgagctcccctcctccccctcctctccacaCATCCAAAGTACAGCTCTCCTTTGCTATAAGCCTGACCTCCTTCATGACACCTCCACTGATGCCTCAGGCCATGTGGGAGCGCCACCCACCTTTCCTGGGTTCTCGTGTGACGTCACGGCACACACTGGCACGCCTGATTATGTTTCTCCTCAGCGTTCTCTCAGTGTTATTCTGTGGAAGTCTCATCTCCCCAACTAGAgtaacaattctttttatttttatttttttttatttttaactttattcagtttttttagagagacacacacagagagagagagatagatagagagagagagagagaggagcagaaagcatcaactctcatatgtgccttggccaggcaagcccagggttttgaaccggcgacctcagcattcccaggtcgacactttatccactgcgccaccacaggtcaggctagagtaaCAATTCTTTGTGATAAGggacttcatagtatttttaaaaaatatctttcctcAACTCAACCAGTCCTGCCACAGAGCTGGCCACATAGTGAGCAGTTGATACCTTAAGTAAAGGGCTTTACCTCTGGTCCACCCCTCAGTGTTCTGACTTAGCTGCAGAGCCTCAACACGTGATCATGATGTCCTAACTCAGGCCTGATTAACATTCGTTAGCCCATTCGTGCTACGCTGTTCTGATAGCAGCTTGGTGCCTCCTTATCACGCAGTGCAGTTCTGACCCCAGATTTCCCCTTATTGTGGCTATATAAGCACTTTCCGTTCTCTGGGCCTAAAAGAAACGCAGGGGAAGAAGGTGTGGGACTACTGGTCACCAGGGTCCCTTCCAGCTTTGGTACTTTGTGGCAATTGGCCACATGGCCAGATGAGTGTTCTTGATGTCTCCATAAGGTCTGACCAGTCCCATCACCTCCAGGCACACTTTTCCCAAGTCAAATGCCCCTCTGCACATCAGTGGCTCTCCAGCCCCCTGCTCCCCTGGGTACCTTTGAGTGGAGGTCAGTCCGTGTCCGTAGGTTGGGGCCTGCTGGTGTACATAGCCACTGGGCCGCTGCTGCAGGTGACGAGTGGGATCTACAAGAGTAGGATTGGTAGAAGGGTGGGCGCTCTGATAAGGCTGGCTGGAGTAGCTGGGAGGCACCACGGTACCTGTGGGGCCTGCGTGCTGCTGCAATCCCACGTGAGAAACGTAAGGAGTATAGCCCTAGACAGGAGGAAGACAGAGCGTCAGGGCCAAGAGCGGCAGAGCCACTTGCTTCAGGCCCCCAAGTCTCACAATCCCGTGCCCTTACCTGGGAGGTCTGCAAGCCGTACGAAGAGCTGGGAGTCATCTGGTGGACAGATGACTGGCCCAGCATCCCCTGACTCTgctaaaagggggaaaaaagacaagCTCAGACTCTGGAAACACTTCCCGCCATCTTGTTTCCTGTATCACCCACTCTGCACGTCCTTGTGAAGGTCCCACGTGCCTCCTCCGTCCTGTGACCCTTAGGGGCCCCTCGCCCTGGGGGCCCTCCCTAGTGCCCCTCTCACTATCTTTGCCTGGAGCTGTTGGCGGAGGCGCTGGCCTTGGGGCACAGCAGGCTGCTGCTGGCGGTACATGGAGGGCTTGTAGGAAGAGGGTTCCAGGCCCATGACGCCGGTCATGGCTGTGGGCAGCACTGCAGGGTAGGGTGGTCGAGCCGGCAGCTTCTGCATGGGTAACCTCACAGGGCGGTACGGGTCCACACGAGGGCCGCCTGGAAAAGGGAGCACGCTGACCCTCTAGGCTCCTTGTCCTTCCGTCCCCCACTAGGTGTCCTGGCCACTCACAGCTCCTGGGAGGAGGGGTGTCGTCCCTCAGGCAGGAGGCGGCTGGATAAGACTGTCATTCCACGCTGGCACTGACCTGCAGGGAGTGGCTGGTTCTGGGTGTAGAGGCCTATGGGGCCCTGCCTGTAGCTAACGTGCGTTATAGAACCAGGGTTAGTGTGGTGCAGGAGGTCTGGAGGCACAGTCACACCGTAGGGGCCGCTCCGGCCTGGGCCCATTGCGTACTCCTGTGtgaaaggcagaggaggaggtgagGGGCAGGGCTCCATGGGCTGGGCTGGACGACGGGGGCCTGGATCCACACAGTTCACTCTTACAGTTCCTAaggcccccctgccccccatgtgccctgcccctcccacaaACCAGAAACTGCACAGGACCCCAGAGAAAGTGGCTGTGGAAAGGCACTGCGGGGCAGCAGTCACCTCAGTCTTGGCGGCCGGCTGGCTGCGTTTCTTGCCCTTGGTGGACTTCTTCTTGCGCTCCTCAGTACTGGCTGGTGCGGCCCCAGGTTTGTCCGTTTTGGGGGGCTCTGGAGGCTTTTTCTCAGGCTCCAGCAGGGTGGGAGCAGGGGGCTCCTCATCCTCTGGCGGCAGTGGCAGGGGCTCCAGGTAATAAGCCCGGGGCCGGGGCCTCAGGTGCGTGTGGTAGAGCAGCAAGCGCTGCTGCTCCTCGCCTCGGGCCACCCGCCGGTCCACCCGGACTGTTCCAAACCAGCCCCAAGACAGGGGCGCTGACGGCTTCAAGCCCTCAAAAAGATCCCAGGGAGAGATCTTTTGTTTGGTGGAAACCTGTAGACCCTGCTCCAGAAAATGAGAAACAATAAGCGACTGAGGCTCGGAAAATAGAAGCCAGACTTTAAGGACTTGAAGGAGGGAAATATCTGTAGGCAAACAATAACGAACAAGCCATGGACAGATTCAGGAGAGATGACCACAGGCAGACGGACAGACACTGACACACGCGCATGCGCACAGGAGAGTCAGACGGGAGCGGGTGATGAGTGTGTGGAgcagagagactgagacagacaCTAACACtcagaggaagacagaaacagggagagactaaagacgggcagagagagagacagagatggggagagagaaaacaggcagagagacagaggagggcgcagtgagaggcaggcagagagtgatacagacactcagacagacacagacagatggGTCAGGAAAAAAACCGAGGAGAATGGATGCATGAATGGCCTGGACTGCAGGTTTCAAACTCTgcaccctcttcttcctctccctccctactACACATGTTGATTATGATTATTCAACAAAGACTGCACCTGACGGATGGGAGAGAGGAAAttgtgcaggggtgggggagtggagagAGTTGTCAGCCAGACAGAGGAGCGGGGTACAGGCAGGGGTGGAGGACAGGGGGCAGGGGAAAGGAAGGTGAGTGCTGAGAAGTGGGTGGGATGTTAAAAGGTGGGTCGGTGTGGTGAGTGGTGGGTAGGAGTGAAGGGAGAGACCGAGGAAAGAGGGTGAGACCCCCAAGATGGGGAGAAAAAGTGTAAGTAAAGTTAAGTGATGAGCTCAGCACCCTAGAAGCGGCTCTCATCGCAGCGCACAATGGATGCCCTGGCACGCCGAGCCTTTGTAGCTACGAGGTTAATAACGCAGGAAAGGCTCTTGTCCAAAGGGGGGAAAGGCAGGGATGGGGGGCACAGAGGGCAGAAGATAATGGAACATGCCTCCTTCTTGAAGATGGAGTCAAAGCCAGCAATCTTGTTGCCCTTGGTGTCAATAAGGGAGCCCTGTGGTTCGCAGGTGATGACATCACGGGTCGGCTTGGGCAGTGGCAGCAGCTGGTAAACCTTTTCCAGACTGTCTGACTGGCGTTCCCCCAACTCCTTCTGCAGGCAcaggaagaggggaaaagagcTCAGGaatacaggaacagagggatggAGTGCTCAGGGGACGGCCCAGAATCTGGCCTGAACACACTTAGTCCTCGCTGTACGAATAACCAAGAGAAAACAGCCGTGAAAGGGCAGGGTGGAGGCTGTGGCCAGGGCCACGTCCCAGAGGCGGGGaagccaccgcttggtcagggaCCGGGAGCTAGGAAACCGCCAGTCCCACGGGCTTCCCCCTGGCCCGCCCGCTTACCTGCAGCTTCTTCACCAGGTTCATGTAGGCACGTTTGTTCTCCTCCATGCTGCCTTGAGAGATGCTGGACATGTCTGCGGCCAGCGTCCCGTTGATGAGCACACTCAGCATGTCCAACACAGTAGTGAAGAGCTCGCTGTGACAGCAGGCAGGGAGAGCAGCAAGGAGAAGGGTGAAGACAAAGGCCACGAGGTGGGACACAAGCAGAGAACGCTGCTTAAGATGTCGTTCAGAGGGCATCAAAACCAGGTGGGGAACCCAAGGCAGCCAGTTCACAGTACGGGCCACACCGATCACAGTGGGTTGGGCGCCTGGTGTGGGGGAAAGGGGCCCCCTGGGTGCAAAGGCTCGAGGAGGCGGGCGCCTTACTTGTTGGACTGCATGTCCACGGTGCCGCTGATGATGATCTCGAGGAGGAGCACCGCCCACTCCGTGGTCTGCTGCGTGCTGCGCTGCACCGTGTCAAACATGCCGCCCACCTGCCGGGAGTGACACGTCAGTCACGGCTCAGGGCGAGGTCCAGCGCTTAAGGAAAGTTCAGTTCACAACCAGGGGTGGGTGGACTAGGGACATCTGAGGCCCATGTTCCAGTTGTGTCTCTGACTCGCTACAGAATCTCAGGCCAGTGACTTAGTAATTGAcgtctctgggccttggtttccttaCTGATTAAATGACAGGAGTCGGACTAAAGGATGTCCAGGATTCTACCCAACATTCCAAAATGTGTTTCTAGGTCTCCTAGGGCCCAGCCAGAATCCATGATAGCTGACACAAGGTCCTTGCCAGGTCCGGTATCCTTAACCACTCCCAGGTCCTCTGTCTTTAGGAGAGCCGGGTGAATGCGTGTAGACCCACAGCAGCCTGGGTCCTTCCTCCTCACCCGTCCTCGGCGGCCTGGGCTTCTTCACTCTGTAGTTCTAGCCCCACCCCTCCCAGTTCTCCCTCTCACCAGATTGAGCCGCAGTTTGAGCGCCTCATGCATTAGCTGCTTTGGTTTGCAATCATCTAAGTACTGGTCATCTCGCCAATTATTCACAATCTAAGACAGAAACAGGTATAACACAGATCAGGGATCTCCTTGTTTCCACTGCAAAGCACATACAATGTTCATGGAAGGAAATGAAGGTTCCAAGCACACAGTGTCCTCTTGAGTCCATCCTTCTTGCCCCAGGGCCCGGCTCCATGCCCCAGAGACTGACCTGGTGCACCTGGCTATAGAGGGAGGTGAGGAGGCCCTCGCGCTGCTCATCCTGTCCTTTCAGACATGTCAGCACCAGTGATAAGAAGGGCTGCTGGCTCAAGAGGGACATGCTGAAgatgagaggaaaagaaacaagagacCAGGGCTTGGAGATCAGGAAGCTTTGAACCCCATTCCCCTAAGCCCCAGACGCTACTGTTTCAAGATCGAGCCTCCTGCTCAACGGTGCCCACTCTTACCCTCGGATTTTCCCCTTTCCCGTGGGTTTTATCCTCACCCTTCTGCCCCACTCTTCTTCTGCACAGGGCGCTTCCTCTCTTTCCCACCCctggcccagcccctgccccctccacTCTACCTCTTCTGCTTTTGCCGGTCACGTTCTTTGCGGGAAGAAGAACCCAAGTGCTGGCCCTTCTCCAGCTCTTCCCCTGCAGCCTTTAGCACGTGCCCCTGGACAGAGGTGGGCAGTTTAGCAATGAGAGGGGCCACCAGCCAGACACCGGAGCGCTCTAGAGAGCTGGAGGACAGATGGAGTCAGTAGGGTTACAGAGGAGCCAGGCAAGGCCGGGAGAATCCATCCTCCCCTCTCTGACGGGTGGGCCTGGCCTTTGTCTCCATGCAGCGGAAACATCTATATCCCAGCACGAGAAACTCCTAAGGGACGGGTCCTAAGAAACACGTGGCTACCCAACCTGAGCACGGGCTTGGTCTTGTTGCTGCTGGCCATGTTGCTCGCAGTGTTTCCCGAAGACGACCCTGTCTCGGCTGACTGTTGGAAAACCTCGATTGTGGCCTTGGCAATGTTTTCTAACAGGGAGTTCATCTCCTGGGGAGGACAAAGGGCACAGGGATGCTAAAGAtgtagctgggggtgggggggagaaataCCGACGGCAGGAGAGATGGGAGATGGGGAGATTAATGGGAAGGTAGGGCCATCACTCTGCTGGGAGTCACATCCTCCGGTCCCTTCAGATCTTTCCGATTCCCCAGCCTTCTCCTTTCCATACCTCCTTAGAGTTGTGGCCACAGAACCAGCCTCCACAACCACCCCCACTGCCAACGCCCCCACAGCCCAGAGCCCCAACACTCCCAGCCCAGCTCCCTTATCATCGCCTCCACACATCTGCCATCTTCCCATCCTCCCTTATCTCAAGAAGCGCAGGGTGGGACCGAGGCTCTTCGGTGCCCGGCTCCCTGACACATGGAAGTAGAAGTGAGCCTGGCAGAGGGCCGGGCCACCACTCACATTGTTGGGGGTCTGCTTGATCATGAGCTGCAGCTCCAGGGAAGACTGGCGCATGGTCCACTGGTCCAGGTTCTGTGACAGAGACCCCAACCCCAAGCCAGTCACCACTGTGTCACCCACAGCCACGCATCAGCCTGAGGCCAACTGCTGATCTCTTCCAACTCTGAACCGCATACTGAAAGGACCTCCAAGACTCCAGCTTTAgtcaagaccaggggtccccaaactacggcccgcgggccacatgcggcccctgaggccatttatctggcccccgccgcacttctggaaggggtacctctttcataggtggtcagtgagaggagcatagttcccattgaaatactggtcagtttgttgatttaaatttacttgtttgttattttaaatactgtatttcttcctgttttgtttttttactttaaaataagatatgtgcagtgtgcatagggatttgttcatagtttttttttatagtccggccctccaacggactgagggacggtgaactggccccctgtgtaaaaagtttggggacccctggtcaagactATACCTAAACAATTCAAGGTGATTGAAAAATGTAACCTATCTCAAAAGGTTCAGGGAAGATTTCACACCTTTCCCCAGGTGCCCATTCCAGGGCCTCACATTCCTTCACACAAGGAAGTTCTGCCTAAAACTTTACCTAAATCCTGAATGTTAAAGTTGAAGCCTGCTTCTCCTGTTTCAAGCCAGCTGCTCAAAGTCCTTTACAGACCTCAAGGCTACTGTTAGCTAATCTCCCTTTGGCATTATCTGCTCTGGGCTGAAGTGACATCATTCCTTTAACTTCTCCTTAATGGCTTTAGTTGTCTACCCACCACTCACCTGAATGTCCATGGCTGCGTAGCTAAGTGAAAAGGGCACAAGCAAATATGGGGCCACAAACTATCTCTCAGCTTACTAGCTGTGCGACCTTGCGCAAGTTACTTAGCCTTCAAGCCCTAGTTTCCTCACTGGTCGAACAGAGATACTCACACCTACTTCCCagagttgtaaagattaaatgcgAAAACGTGCACAGAGCACTGAGCACTGCACCAGGTTCGAAGCAGACAGTCTGACGCAGTAGCACCAAGTAGCATCACTGCTCACTACTGAGCCCCGGCCAAAGTGCTGAGTGTACGAGGCCAAGAACTAGGCCTCCCAGACGCCATGCCTCCCACTGATAAGCAACAGCCCTACTCCATCCAGATAGCTGTGCCCTTCCCTAACAGTTTCCTCTCCAGTCCAGACCATTTTGGTTTGACTTTTAAATCCTCGCTGGGGTTGTTTCTCTCCCCACCACTCACCTACATCCTTGTCTGTCTTCCTGCTGAACTCCCTTTCTCTCAAGGCTGCCAGGATTTGACCCCAGGCTCAGGCCCCTTTGCTCCGCCCAAGGCCCCATAGCCCTGGCCTACCTGGAGAATACGCTTAATGCGCTGGCGCTGCGGGTTCTCCCCGTCCTCGCTGTCCAGCACACGGTGTGGGTAGCAGATGAGCTGCATGAGCCGCTGGGCCTGGGCACTACTCAGCACTGGGTCTTGTAGGTCATTGCTGTCCTCACACAGCGACTTGAGGCAACGCTCTCCTACCCATTCCTACGGAAGCTGACCATCAGTGGACTGGGGCGGCCGGGGAGGGGGCCGGGAACAAGgaggacagcctggggctcagtgAGAGACGTGATGGACAGCAGAGGTGGCATGCTCATCACTGGACCCAGGACCACATTACACAGAGGCACTCAGGAGGTGCGGGGGGAGCTGAGACTGACCTGTTGGCAGATGCTGCGCAGCACGTACTTGGCATAGACATCCAGACTGGCTGTCTCCACAGAGACGCTGCGGCCACCCTGCCTCCGACCGCCActgccacctcctccctcctcctctgcaagttcttccGTTCCTCCTGTCACAGTGAAGCCTGAGCCCTTCAGTTCCGCGTCCCCTGTGGTCCACAGGCGGGAGATAGGAAGGGCAGAGTGAGATCCCAACACGGTGCGGAGACCCAGCCCACAGCCACAGAGGTAGCACCTCCTCAAACCCTGCCCTCTGGGACAGAAATacacttccttccctcccctcctaaAGGTTGGGGAGACCACcttcaggagagagaaagactgtCCTCTGTAGTTTAGCTAGCACTCGTCCCTTCCTCCCCCCATACCAAGTACAAACACAGCCTTGAGAACAGCAAACACAGCTCCATCCACGATGCGGTTCTGAGAGGCAGCCAGCAGGTGGCGGTCACAGGAGGAGCGGATTCCTACAGCAGGCTTGTCTGGGGAGGGAGCTAAGGTCAGGGGAGCAGATGCAGAAACGGTGGGGATAGGGGAGCCACACTTTCTACCGCTGGCTGCCTCAGATGGGGTCACTTACTGCCATCGGACTGGCAAGGATTGAGCTGAGGTGTCTTGAAAAGATGGAGGAGGATGCGGCAGGTAAGCCGGGCCCCCGGCTCAGAGTCCTGTTCACTGCACGCTGTGGAAAGGAAGACAGAGTGGACCGGACAGGACGAAGGTGGACCGCACGTGCACATGGGTGTGTGGAGGGGTGGGAAAAAGGGAGACAAGGTCAGGCAAAAGGTAAAAAACAATAGAACGCTGGAGGACAGGTGGGGCAGCCAGCTATTTTGTTGTATATGCGGAGCCCCTCGAAGAGTCACAAAATGGACAGACCAGGGctgcaaatgcaggctcaggaAGAGGCTCTCTGAGCCTGAGGCACAGTGCAAGATGCCTCTGGCAACACCAGAGCCCGACACCAAATACTGACTGTGCAGATGGAGTGTGCTGTGAAGTCTGGGCTCTGGAAAGTCCAGGGGACCTGGATTGGTTGTTTACCAGCATTAAGGAGTGACGGGATGGCAGCACAGCGAATCAGATCCTCAAGAAGCAAACACTGCCGAGCGATAAGGATGGCGACAAAAGTGGCCAGGGAGTCATGAAAAGACAGGTCACTGACCTGGAGGAAAAAGCAGACAGACACCACCACTCAGTGTGGAAAGAGGGTGCCGACTCCCAACTCAAAATGGTATGCACCAAAACTCTCTGTATGGCCCTGACGCCAGTGAGCAAACCCCCGCCCCCAGAACGGGCCCAGGCCCCAGCGGGACCTCGCCCAAGTCTCACATCCACATTGCAGAGGAGGTCGTTGAAACCACAAGTGCCATTGTTCGAGGAGCAGCACAAGGCCTTCAGTACTCCCAGCCATTCCGCACTCAGTGACTTGCAATAGCCAGTCAGCTCAGCGCACAGGATTGCGATGTCATTAACCCTGGGGAAAAGGACAAATGCCCTCAGGAAAAACCTTGTTTCACAAAACCTCAGACTCGTTAACTTTTCATCTCTACCCCGGCAATAACTAGGGTTGAAGTACCTCCCGGGCATCTCATCCCTCCCAATGTGGGGCTGGAGTGCAGTGCCCACTCCTCACTCAGTACACCCCATACCTATCGGGATCATGGTGCCCCACACAGACGTGCATAAGGGCATTGCAGACAAAGCTGTAGCGGTTAGCAGGGTTCTCACTAAGACTCTTGCCTAGCCCCATGTAGGTGAAGGTGTGAGCGGCAGGGTTCTCCAGAGTGTCAATCATGAATTCAGGTGCCCAGCGCATATTGGATTCTGATGGCTCCACGTTGCAATAGATGGTGTTCTTGACCTTGGAGCAGAAGTCGCTGCAGAGGCAGGGGAAACGAGATGGTAGTGTTGAAGGTCTGGTGAAGCAGATGGATGGTCAGAAaggggcagaaaagaaaaaaaaggagagcgTGAGAGAGCAGGGGCCTTGGGACAAGAAAAAGGGACATGGGACAAGGCTAAGTGGACAAGAAAGTAAGCCAGTGAGAAGGCACAGGGGCATccggaggcagggaggaggagggtgggccGCACAGAGGTGGGGTAGAGCCCCGGCCAAGGAGGAGGAAGGCCCATTCCTGGGAGCCAAAGGCATGAGGACGACACAGTTCCCAAATGACCCTGCAGAAACTGCAGGCTCCTGGGCTGTGCCCTGCTCCTGAAACGGGCAGCGCCGGCAAGCAGACAGGATGAGGCCCCACTCTCTACCCCATACCTCCCACCTCTCTTACCTGAAAAGCTCCCCAAATTTGATCTTTAAATGGCTACAGGAGGTGTACAGATCATAGAGATAAGCTAGGATACAACGCTCGGCGGAGGAGCCATCTGACCGGTTCATCCCGTGTTTCACTACGCCACACAGCCTGGCACGAGAAAGCAAGgtcaggaggggaggcagagcatGTGCCGGAGCTGGGGCCTGGGCGCCAAGGTCCCTGGACACTGATTCAAGTCTCCTGGCAATCCTCTCTCCACCCCACCTGCAGGGTGTGCACGTCCCCCAGGGAGAGCCCCGCATGCTCTCTGCAGGCCACTTCTGGTGGCATCCAGCAGGGCGCTGTGCATTCCGGCCAGTCTGAGCCCTGCTTACCCCTCGAAGACCTGTGCCATCTGGTCCTGGTTGAGGATGAGGCAGGCGTGATAGTGCCGCAGGACAGCCACGATGCACAGGCACAGGCTGGTCGTGTAGCTGCCCACCAGGTCGGAGGATTTGAGAAGCAGCTCAGCTTCGACGACACTCAGCTCATTCAGCAGCTGGCAGAGTGGAAGAAGTGAGAAGGGGCTCTGCATGGTGCACATGCCCCGCTTCCTTTGAAGGAACTGGCAAAGCCGGACTCCAGCCCCTTCCTGCGGGAGCCCTCAGTCTACAGGGACCCCAGTGCCATGTGCCACTGCCATTTGTTCTTTTAATGCCATCAG from Saccopteryx leptura isolate mSacLep1 chromosome X, mSacLep1_pri_phased_curated, whole genome shotgun sequence includes:
- the MED12 gene encoding mediator of RNA polymerase II transcription subunit 12 isoform X4 encodes the protein MAAFGILSYEHRPLKRPRLGPPDVYPQDPKQKEDELTALNVKQGFNNQPAVSGDEHGTAKNVNFNPAKISSNFSSIIAEKLRCNTLPDTGRRKPQVNQKDNFWLVTPRSQSAINTWFTDLAGTKPLTQLAKKVPIFNKKEEVFGYLAKYTVPVMRAAWLIKMTCAYYAAINETKAKKRQVVDPFTEWTQIITKYLWEQLQKMAEYYRPGPAGGGGCGSTIGPLPHDVEVAIRQWDYNEKLAMFMFQDGMLDRHEFLTWVLECFEKIRPGEDELLKLLLPLLLRYSGEFVQSAYLSRRLAYFCTRRLALQLDGMSSHSAHVMSAQSTGTLPTTPAPQPPTSNAPSTPFSDLLMCPQHRPLVFGLSCILQTILLCCPSALVWHYSLTDSRIKTGSPLDHLPIAPSNLPMPEGNSAFTQQVRAKLREIEQQIKERGQAVEVRWSFDKCQEATAGFTIGRVLHTLEVLDSHSFERSDFSNSLDSLCNRIFGLGPSKDGHEISSDDDAVVSLLCEWAVSCKRSGRHRAMVVAKLLEKRQAEIEAERCGESEVADEKGSIASGSLSASSAPIFQDVLLQFLDTQAPMLTDPRSESERVEFFNLVLLFCELIRHDVFSHNMYTCTLISRGDLAFGAPGPRPPSPFDDPADDPERKEAEGSSSSKLEDPGLSESIDIDPSSSVLFEDMEKPDFSLFSPTMPCEGKGSPSPEKADVEKEVKPPAKEKIEGTLGVLYEQPRHVQYATHFPIPQEESCSHECNQRLVVLFGVGKQRDDARHAIKKITKDILKVLNRKGTAETDQLAPIVPLNPGDLTFLGGEDGQKRRRSRPEAFPTAEDIFAKFQHLSHYDQHQVTAQVSRNVLEQITSFALGMSYHLPLVQHVQFIFDLMEYSLSISGLIDFAIQLLNELSVVEAELLLKSSDLVGSYTTSLCLCIVAVLRHYHACLILNQDQMAQVFEGLCGVVKHGMNRSDGSSAERCILAYLYDLYTSCSHLKIKFGELFSDFCSKVKNTIYCNVEPSESNMRWAPEFMIDTLENPAAHTFTYMGLGKSLSENPANRYSFVCNALMHVCVGHHDPDRVNDIAILCAELTGYCKSLSAEWLGVLKALCCSSNNGTCGFNDLLCNVDVSDLSFHDSLATFVAILIARQCLLLEDLIRCAAIPSLLNAACSEQDSEPGARLTCRILLHLFKTPQLNPCQSDGNKPAVGIRSSCDRHLLAASQNRIVDGAVFAVLKAVFVLGDAELKGSGFTVTGGTEELAEEEGGGGSGGRRQGGRSVSVETASLDVYAKYVLRSICQQEWVGERCLKSLCEDSNDLQDPVLSSAQAQRLMQLICYPHRVLDSEDGENPQRQRIKRILQNLDQWTMRQSSLELQLMIKQTPNNEMNSLLENIAKATIEVFQQSAETGSSSGNTASNMASSNKTKPVLSSLERSGVWLVAPLIAKLPTSVQGHVLKAAGEELEKGQHLGSSSRKERDRQKQKSMSLLSQQPFLSLVLTCLKGQDEQREGLLTSLYSQVHQIVNNWRDDQYLDDCKPKQLMHEALKLRLNLVGGMFDTVQRSTQQTTEWAVLLLEIIISGTVDMQSNNELFTTVLDMLSVLINGTLAADMSSISQGSMEENKRAYMNLVKKLQKELGERQSDSLEKVYQLLPLPKPTRDVITCEPQGSLIDTKGNKIAGFDSIFKKEGLQVSTKQKISPWDLFEGLKPSAPLSWGWFGTVRVDRRVARGEEQQRLLLYHTHLRPRPRAYYLEPLPLPPEDEEPPAPTLLEPEKKPPEPPKTDKPGAAPASTEERKKKSTKGKKRSQPAAKTEEYAMGPGRSGPYGVTVPPDLLHHTNPGSITHVSYRQGPIGLYTQNQPLPAGGPRVDPYRPVRLPMQKLPARPPYPAVLPTAMTGVMGLEPSSYKPSMYRQQQPAVPQGQRLRQQLQAKIQSQGMLGQSSVHQMTPSSSYGLQTSQGYTPYVSHVGLQQHAGPTGTVVPPSYSSQPYQSAHPSTNPTLVDPTRHLQQRPSGYVHQQAPTYGHGLTSTQRFSHQTLQQTSMIGNLTPLGAQGVQAAVRSAAILPEQQQQQQQQQQQQQQQQQQQQQQQQQQQQQYHIRQQQQQQQQQILRQQQQQQQQQPPPPQQAHQQPQQPPPPQPQQQQAAPPQPQPQSQPQFQRQGLQQTQQQQQTAALVRQLQQQLSNTQPQPSTNIFGRY